The Roseimicrobium gellanilyticum genome contains a region encoding:
- a CDS encoding ABC transporter ATP-binding protein: MSHPVIRVERLSKCYRLGEVSTGTLVHDANRWWHRLRGKPDPYAKIGANNKPTVTDTDLWALDDVNFEVNQGEIVGILGRNGAGKSTLLKILSRITTPTHGVAKVRGRLASLLEVGTGFHPELTGRENIFLNGAILGMSHAEVAAKFDEIAAFAGVEQFLGTPVKRYSSGMYVRLAFSVAAHLEPDVLVVDEVLAVGDADFQKRCIDRMDAVAKTGRTVLFVSHNLGAVEALCNTVIRLSGGKLAAHSHDVAGEIARYLAATDRDSGTDLPLALSHEITLEKFEASPSQVRQGKPVRIDVTLNSNRATRLTDCALIILDLKGTRIAVVDPRMDGSVPVKLSEGKFHLSFDIKSVPFVPGTYKIGIYVVADMTRHSTMNLVEVTVLEDSVSNFVPYPVEHRGLVNLDFEVHQGL, from the coding sequence GTGAGTCATCCCGTCATTCGAGTAGAGCGCCTGTCCAAGTGTTACAGGCTTGGAGAAGTCAGCACCGGCACCCTCGTGCATGATGCCAACCGCTGGTGGCACCGATTGCGGGGAAAGCCTGATCCCTATGCCAAAATCGGCGCCAACAACAAACCCACCGTCACGGACACCGATCTCTGGGCGCTGGATGATGTGAACTTCGAGGTGAATCAGGGCGAGATCGTTGGCATCCTGGGGCGCAACGGAGCAGGCAAAAGCACCTTGCTCAAGATTCTCTCACGCATCACCACCCCGACCCACGGAGTCGCCAAAGTCAGGGGCCGGCTGGCAAGCCTGCTGGAAGTCGGCACTGGCTTTCACCCTGAACTTACGGGAAGGGAGAACATCTTCTTGAATGGCGCCATTCTCGGCATGTCGCACGCCGAGGTGGCGGCGAAGTTCGATGAGATTGCCGCCTTTGCCGGTGTGGAGCAGTTTCTCGGTACGCCGGTCAAGCGCTACAGCTCTGGCATGTATGTGCGGCTGGCATTCTCCGTGGCCGCCCACCTGGAGCCAGACGTACTCGTGGTGGATGAAGTGCTGGCTGTCGGTGATGCGGACTTCCAGAAGCGATGCATCGATCGCATGGACGCCGTGGCAAAGACAGGACGCACGGTGCTCTTCGTAAGCCACAATCTCGGAGCCGTGGAGGCCCTGTGCAATACGGTCATCCGCTTGTCCGGCGGAAAGCTGGCCGCCCACAGTCATGATGTCGCAGGTGAGATTGCGCGCTATCTTGCGGCCACGGACAGGGACAGCGGTACAGACCTTCCCCTGGCGCTCTCCCACGAGATCACGCTTGAGAAGTTTGAGGCCTCACCCAGCCAGGTCCGCCAGGGGAAACCGGTGAGGATTGATGTCACCCTGAACTCCAACCGCGCCACCCGGCTCACGGACTGCGCCCTCATCATACTGGATCTCAAAGGCACACGCATCGCCGTGGTGGATCCTCGCATGGACGGCTCCGTGCCCGTGAAGCTATCCGAGGGCAAGTTCCACCTCTCCTTCGATATCAAGTCCGTGCCTTTTGTGCCTGGCACCTACAAGATTGGAATCTATGTCGTGGCAGACATGACCCGCCACAGCACCATGAATCTGGTGGAAGTCACCGTGCTCGAAGACTCCGTCAGCAACTTCGTCCCCTACCCCGTGGAACACCGCGGCCTCGTGAATCTGGACTTCGAAGTCCATCAGGGCTTGTAG
- a CDS encoding class I SAM-dependent methyltransferase, which yields MKSLLVKAAKRLAPKFGLQATEASDPRNYFHAFFYLRHTGCRLEHLASLRLPVRGQRVLEVGAGIGDHSRYYRDRDCQITITEPREDNLAVLRRRFPDADIRKHDLEAPGPELDNEKFDITHCYGTLYHLGNPAATLEYLAKLTRGMLLLETCVSFGDGLEINIVPEKREDPTQATSGSGCRPTRRWLFEQLKQSFPHVYVPVTQPNHPEFPTDWTQPDQHAAPLSRAIFIASRTPLTNDQLVTGLPSVQERHP from the coding sequence ATGAAATCCCTCCTCGTAAAAGCAGCGAAGCGGCTGGCTCCCAAGTTCGGCCTGCAGGCCACGGAAGCCTCCGATCCCAGGAACTATTTCCACGCGTTTTTCTATCTGCGTCATACCGGCTGCCGTCTTGAGCATCTTGCGAGTCTACGGCTTCCCGTCCGGGGACAGCGTGTACTGGAAGTGGGCGCGGGCATCGGCGACCACTCGCGCTACTACCGTGATCGCGACTGCCAGATTACGATCACTGAGCCGCGTGAGGACAACCTTGCGGTCCTTCGTCGCCGGTTTCCTGACGCAGACATTCGCAAGCACGATCTAGAAGCTCCCGGTCCGGAACTGGACAACGAGAAATTCGACATCACCCACTGCTACGGAACCTTGTATCACCTGGGGAATCCCGCTGCCACACTTGAGTACCTGGCAAAGTTGACCCGGGGCATGCTCCTTCTTGAGACCTGCGTTTCTTTTGGCGACGGTCTGGAGATCAACATTGTTCCCGAAAAACGTGAAGACCCCACGCAGGCCACGTCAGGCTCCGGCTGCAGGCCCACACGACGCTGGCTCTTCGAGCAACTGAAACAGTCCTTCCCTCATGTGTACGTGCCGGTGACGCAGCCAAATCATCCGGAGTTCCCCACCGACTGGACCCAACCAGACCAGCATGCGGCACCGCTCAGCCGCGCCATCTTCATCGCATCAAGAACTCCGCTGACGAATGACCAGCTGGTGACCGGTCTGCCTTCCGTTCAGGAGCGCCATCCTTGA
- a CDS encoding FkbM family methyltransferase — protein sequence MQRIKDHIAHLRLRAKGYFPYFGAKIFSPPNSILFQRVRREGVFERVVSQRMQHLARPDTWFFDVGANLGLMSVPVLANNPRVKAVSIEPSPNSFPYLSKTREASAFRDRWNVVSKAVSNTKGVVDFVLADSGNSAFEGMKNTGRVDMTRTISVETIPLDDIWVEFGRPEVSLIKIDVEGAECLVLQGAEALLKQCRPMIILEWTPANLGAYGLAVEDLLTFATERGYRLFDLENILPIPDAAHLRLLCQVRQENFLLVPLDRAL from the coding sequence ATGCAACGAATCAAGGACCACATCGCCCATCTGCGCCTTCGTGCGAAAGGATACTTCCCCTACTTTGGAGCGAAGATCTTCAGCCCACCCAACAGCATCCTCTTCCAGCGCGTGCGGAGGGAGGGTGTGTTTGAGCGCGTCGTCTCCCAGCGCATGCAGCACCTGGCGAGGCCGGACACCTGGTTCTTTGACGTGGGGGCAAACTTGGGACTGATGTCCGTGCCCGTTCTGGCAAACAATCCAAGAGTGAAGGCCGTTTCCATCGAGCCCTCGCCCAACTCATTCCCCTACCTGAGCAAAACCCGGGAGGCCTCGGCTTTCCGGGACAGATGGAATGTGGTGTCGAAAGCTGTGAGCAATACGAAGGGTGTCGTGGATTTCGTCCTCGCCGATTCTGGCAACAGCGCCTTCGAAGGCATGAAGAACACTGGCCGGGTGGACATGACCCGCACCATCTCAGTTGAAACCATCCCGCTCGACGACATCTGGGTGGAGTTTGGACGTCCTGAGGTTTCCCTGATCAAGATCGATGTGGAGGGTGCCGAATGTCTGGTGCTGCAAGGAGCGGAAGCACTGCTGAAGCAATGCCGCCCCATGATCATTCTTGAATGGACGCCGGCAAACCTGGGCGCCTATGGATTGGCCGTTGAGGATCTCCTGACGTTTGCCACCGAGCGCGGGTACCGCCTGTTCGACCTCGAAAACATCTTGCCCATTCCGGACGCGGCACACCTGCGCCTGCTCTGCCAGGTGAGGCAGGAGAACTTCCTCCTTGTACCGCTCGATCGCGCACTCTGA
- a CDS encoding polysaccharide pyruvyl transferase family protein, with protein sequence MVQPRKNVVFSTTRQWNPGDEIILLGILNLFRSIGADFNPIIFNRHPDITPPNAWQNPFRKIKQTTGMFRDMLAPWLRLGHHDNSWKFDMDPELCDLFVFAGTPEWSGRRLTKIYDMLDRHSIPAAYVGIGCGSARTIDSLKPIFARVASHAISITARDSFTQQLFSPFGSVQLPCPSLFAVRPGEERTVTGLKRICLIHASDSGLKWQRISPGASKFITHLYKGLIEEFGQRCEVEVVCHYIDELPEAQRLFPGCAIRYDYDAARYLDLYRSYDLVIGPRVHGIGAAASAGVPGILIAHDGRADTAHGFQAHVLRASDDLIMVNEAIDEITATAVSLLERASKLRRHKADSWVRYRDFLAPKIAPYLGRVSAPCAIPSRVAA encoded by the coding sequence ATGGTTCAACCACGCAAAAATGTCGTTTTCAGCACCACGCGCCAATGGAACCCTGGCGACGAGATCATCTTATTGGGTATCCTGAATCTGTTCCGCTCGATCGGTGCGGACTTCAATCCGATCATCTTCAACCGGCACCCGGACATCACACCTCCGAACGCATGGCAAAACCCGTTCCGCAAAATCAAGCAAACCACGGGAATGTTTCGCGACATGCTGGCTCCATGGCTGCGCCTCGGGCACCACGACAACTCCTGGAAGTTTGATATGGATCCGGAGCTCTGCGATCTGTTTGTGTTCGCAGGGACTCCAGAATGGTCGGGAAGGCGCCTGACAAAGATATACGACATGCTGGATCGTCACTCCATCCCTGCGGCCTACGTCGGCATTGGATGCGGCTCTGCCCGGACCATCGATTCATTGAAACCGATCTTCGCCCGCGTGGCCAGCCATGCCATTTCGATCACGGCGCGTGATTCCTTCACCCAGCAGTTGTTTTCGCCCTTTGGTTCTGTTCAGCTCCCCTGCCCCTCCCTGTTTGCCGTGAGGCCTGGAGAAGAACGCACGGTCACTGGTCTGAAACGCATCTGCCTCATTCATGCCTCGGACAGTGGTCTGAAGTGGCAGCGCATCTCCCCCGGTGCCTCCAAGTTCATCACCCACCTGTATAAGGGGCTCATTGAGGAATTCGGGCAACGTTGCGAAGTCGAGGTCGTGTGCCACTACATTGACGAACTGCCGGAAGCTCAGCGTTTGTTCCCCGGTTGCGCGATTCGCTACGACTACGACGCAGCGCGCTACCTGGACCTCTATCGCTCCTACGATCTCGTCATCGGACCCCGTGTGCACGGAATCGGCGCGGCTGCCAGCGCCGGCGTTCCCGGCATCCTGATTGCCCACGATGGCCGGGCGGACACCGCTCATGGATTCCAAGCGCACGTCCTCCGTGCCTCGGACGACCTCATCATGGTGAACGAAGCCATCGATGAGATCACTGCGACCGCCGTCTCTCTCCTCGAACGCGCCTCCAAACTGCGTCGCCACAAGGCCGACTCGTGGGTACGTTACCGGGATTTTCTTGCGCCGAAGATCGCCCCTTATTTGGGTCGCGTCAGCGCACCCTGCGCCATTCCGTCCCGTGTGGCTGCTTGA
- a CDS encoding polysaccharide ABC transporter ATP-binding protein — protein MADDIVLSVRDLSKSYNLGQISTGTLVHDLNRWMHRMLGQPDPYEKVGVHTQSGADGRSGKVQALQDVSFDVERGDVVGIIGGNGAGKSTLLKILSRVTAPSSGHASVKGRIASLLEVGTGFHPELTGEENIFLNGAMMGMTTRQTRGRLDEIVAFSGIEPFLRTPVKRYSSGMYVKLAFAVAAHLDADILIVDEVLAVGDAEFQKKCLGKMQSVAETGRTVLFVTHGMDSVRRLCNRAIWFEKGRVLQDSTDATAVVQEYLRKSISSTGETEWLSQEPRNERALLQPRRLALTCDDGATLRLPVPNTQAINIEIDASCCAPENISHLGVVVSTEDGTVVFQSFFGDTAPDTWPRLHNEFRLIMRLPPRYLNAGRYTVELASGTSLEWIHKPGFGNPSVNLEIQGGLSDSPRWRGRRPGVLAPVFQWHSQSQYTLPPNPS, from the coding sequence ATGGCCGACGACATCGTGCTATCCGTACGCGACCTCAGCAAGAGTTACAATCTTGGGCAAATAAGCACCGGGACACTGGTGCATGACCTCAATCGTTGGATGCACCGCATGCTGGGACAGCCCGACCCTTATGAGAAGGTGGGCGTACATACGCAATCGGGAGCAGATGGCCGCTCGGGCAAAGTGCAAGCCCTGCAAGACGTGTCTTTCGATGTCGAGCGTGGTGACGTGGTCGGCATTATCGGTGGGAATGGAGCTGGAAAGAGCACCCTCTTGAAGATTCTCTCCCGCGTCACCGCCCCCAGTTCGGGGCACGCCAGTGTCAAAGGCCGCATAGCGTCCCTTCTTGAAGTCGGTACTGGGTTTCACCCGGAGCTCACTGGCGAGGAGAATATTTTCCTCAATGGCGCAATGATGGGCATGACCACCCGCCAGACACGGGGAAGACTCGACGAGATTGTTGCATTCTCCGGCATCGAGCCTTTTCTCCGCACCCCGGTAAAGCGTTATTCAAGCGGTATGTATGTGAAGCTTGCCTTCGCCGTCGCCGCCCACCTGGACGCAGATATCCTGATCGTCGACGAAGTGCTGGCAGTGGGAGATGCAGAGTTTCAGAAAAAGTGCCTTGGCAAGATGCAATCCGTTGCCGAAACAGGAAGGACTGTCCTGTTTGTAACGCACGGCATGGATTCTGTGAGGCGACTGTGCAACCGGGCCATCTGGTTTGAAAAAGGCCGCGTTCTGCAAGATTCCACGGATGCGACAGCTGTGGTGCAGGAATATCTGCGCAAAAGCATTTCCTCCACGGGAGAGACGGAGTGGCTCTCGCAGGAACCGCGGAACGAGCGGGCCTTGCTGCAACCGCGCCGTCTCGCGCTTACTTGTGACGACGGTGCCACACTGCGCCTGCCTGTGCCCAATACACAGGCGATCAATATTGAGATCGACGCCAGCTGCTGTGCTCCGGAGAACATCTCTCATCTGGGCGTGGTAGTATCCACGGAAGATGGCACGGTAGTCTTTCAATCCTTTTTTGGCGATACAGCACCGGACACCTGGCCGCGTTTGCATAATGAATTTAGGCTTATAATGCGCCTGCCGCCTCGCTATTTAAATGCGGGTCGTTATACTGTCGAGCTTGCTTCAGGCACATCGCTAGAGTGGATCCACAAGCCGGGCTTCGGTAATCCGTCCGTCAACCTGGAGATACAAGGCGGACTGAGTGACTCCCCTCGCTGGCGGGGACGCAGGCCAGGAGTGCTGGCCCCCGTGTTTCAGTGGCATAGCCAATCTCAGTACACACTCCCCCCAAACCCCAGTTGA
- a CDS encoding FkbM family methyltransferase — protein MRRFLSAFKKRQPRRVPWIDDLKRMARGRELRLLFDVGANNGLTTSLFVENFPDASVCAFEPIPEVADVARTRHASNPRVKVECLALDEVSGKRVFHVNSFSETSSFLHSNEDLKERAYLNTCREIEVTVSSMDDYCDTRNITSIDLLKLDVQGCELPVLKGSTQMLRKVGAVFAEVLFVKYYEGQCSFSQVDDLLRQHGFWLYRFYDPAHADDGRLLQSNGLWLNEAFFPQTGRPLDGWEKQLNSRVSGAAQPAR, from the coding sequence ATGCGGCGCTTCCTGTCGGCGTTCAAAAAGCGCCAGCCGCGGCGCGTGCCATGGATTGATGATCTGAAGAGAATGGCGCGAGGCCGGGAGCTTCGCCTCCTCTTTGATGTCGGGGCCAACAATGGACTGACCACGAGCTTGTTTGTCGAGAACTTCCCTGATGCCAGCGTCTGCGCCTTCGAGCCCATTCCCGAGGTGGCCGATGTCGCCAGGACGAGGCATGCCAGCAACCCGCGCGTGAAAGTGGAATGCCTGGCACTCGACGAAGTCTCCGGCAAGCGCGTGTTCCACGTCAATTCCTTCAGCGAGACCTCATCATTTCTGCATTCCAACGAGGACCTGAAGGAGCGCGCTTACCTGAACACCTGTCGCGAAATCGAAGTGACCGTGTCATCAATGGATGACTACTGCGACACCAGGAATATCACCTCGATCGACCTTTTGAAGCTCGATGTGCAGGGGTGCGAACTGCCGGTCCTCAAGGGGAGCACGCAAATGCTGCGCAAGGTGGGCGCCGTGTTCGCTGAGGTGCTGTTCGTGAAATACTACGAAGGCCAGTGCAGCTTCTCCCAGGTGGATGATCTGCTCCGGCAGCATGGCTTCTGGCTCTACCGCTTCTATGATCCCGCCCACGCCGATGATGGCAGATTGCTGCAATCAAACGGCCTCTGGCTGAACGAAGCCTTCTTCCCCCAGACCGGTCGGCCTCTCGACGGTTGGGAGAAGCAATTGAATTCAAGAGTTTCTGGCGCCGCCCAGCCGGCCAGATAA
- a CDS encoding glycosyltransferase: MVESLLMPALNTSSAPSPKHPSTTLRVSILLPTRNARDFLSERMESIIRQSVADWELIACDSHSDDGTWEYLETFTSDPRVHLHRVPMEGLYAGWNECLRRASGDYIYIATADDTMNEDCLEKLSRALDETPDADLALCPVDWIDEEGHPIPGSQREIHRFLDSHLSPGRTRISKESMFLMLASFSWGVGSVTGLLFRRGLLKRTGLFPTDLSFLGDAEWSLRASLATDFIWVADTGATWRVHSTQASKRFSLRDAWHFRQALRRVLDDPTSPIPDRWKEVPGWRKQLLRPRTLQAEMTTNLTLANIVNHRSRSLGWCIEAWKVSPTILLRRIASGFSIGSDWSRSATSIFSEWLTTFNPPWPPAHLQPEGTPTSAAYRTGDHPAKLEAVHAPATSNAADKVTPPESRACNAPHLLMVCTDFQEGGGGHLCLLRHARRLNASGIPTSLLAQELQPLRVKHTFIGASDFDSVHLIPRGRWFWPPLIYRLSWTIALRRFLVILEGVIKILCVRPDGILMVFNGSRLSHWSWVANKLRIPMGVIVYDLRELWADTPKERRRMHADTRGTLKRASILWFVSEELRAEYLRRVPELDPALCHILPPIPGRIEVPTPGWRQEFTDCTTITFAGGLKSSNHDVFRALMSEMRTSAGRLVIITQEKRLASLRQELQDYHDVLELRAIPQNPPDGIKWAAANSTCLLVHYSFDTSAEELSLTSFPSKLLEYSHLGLPILIAAPANTTVGKWAKKVNWPLWLDSLESARIQEALERLKHEDFWHFCVSKSRQYAEGDFCPDVIHENFTTEVGEMLGRPASSLGREA; this comes from the coding sequence ATGGTCGAGTCTCTCCTAATGCCGGCACTCAACACATCTTCGGCCCCAAGCCCGAAGCATCCTTCGACCACGCTGCGGGTCTCCATCCTGCTTCCGACGCGCAATGCGCGAGACTTTCTGAGCGAGCGGATGGAGAGCATCATCCGGCAGTCCGTTGCGGATTGGGAATTGATTGCCTGCGACAGCCATTCGGACGATGGAACTTGGGAGTATCTCGAAACCTTCACAAGCGATCCTCGCGTCCACCTCCACCGGGTCCCTATGGAAGGTTTGTACGCGGGCTGGAATGAATGCCTGAGGCGAGCCTCGGGCGACTACATCTACATCGCGACGGCTGACGATACGATGAATGAGGACTGCCTGGAGAAACTCTCCCGTGCCCTGGACGAGACTCCTGATGCCGACCTCGCGCTCTGCCCGGTCGACTGGATCGACGAAGAAGGCCATCCCATTCCCGGCAGCCAGAGGGAGATCCACCGGTTTCTTGATTCTCACCTGAGTCCGGGCAGGACTCGGATTTCGAAGGAGTCGATGTTCCTCATGCTGGCCAGCTTTTCCTGGGGCGTGGGAAGCGTTACCGGGTTGTTGTTTCGCCGGGGGCTATTGAAACGCACCGGACTGTTTCCCACGGACCTTTCGTTCCTCGGAGATGCCGAGTGGTCTTTGAGGGCGAGCCTTGCCACGGATTTCATCTGGGTCGCAGACACCGGAGCCACGTGGCGCGTGCACTCCACCCAGGCGTCCAAGAGATTCTCCCTCCGGGATGCATGGCACTTCAGACAGGCTCTGCGGCGAGTCCTGGATGACCCCACCTCTCCCATTCCTGACCGTTGGAAGGAAGTGCCAGGCTGGCGGAAGCAGTTGCTGCGTCCGCGCACGCTACAGGCGGAAATGACCACCAACTTGACCCTGGCGAATATCGTCAATCATCGATCAAGGTCTCTCGGGTGGTGCATCGAAGCCTGGAAGGTGTCCCCCACCATCCTGCTGCGTCGCATTGCCTCTGGATTCAGCATCGGTTCAGACTGGTCGCGCTCAGCCACATCCATCTTCAGCGAATGGCTGACCACGTTCAATCCTCCCTGGCCTCCGGCACACCTGCAACCGGAAGGGACCCCAACGAGTGCTGCCTACAGGACGGGCGACCACCCTGCGAAACTGGAAGCGGTCCATGCACCGGCAACCAGCAACGCCGCGGACAAAGTCACCCCTCCGGAGTCCCGGGCATGCAACGCTCCTCATTTGCTGATGGTGTGCACTGACTTCCAGGAGGGTGGTGGTGGGCACTTGTGTCTGCTGCGCCACGCCAGACGTTTGAATGCATCTGGCATTCCCACGAGCCTCCTGGCGCAGGAACTGCAGCCTCTGCGTGTGAAGCACACATTCATTGGGGCATCTGACTTCGACTCCGTGCACCTCATCCCGCGCGGCAGGTGGTTCTGGCCTCCGCTGATCTACCGGCTCTCGTGGACCATCGCACTCAGGAGATTTCTGGTGATCCTTGAAGGGGTAATCAAAATCCTCTGTGTGAGACCAGATGGCATCCTCATGGTCTTCAATGGGAGCCGGCTCTCGCACTGGTCCTGGGTGGCGAACAAGCTGCGCATTCCCATGGGGGTCATCGTCTACGACCTGCGTGAATTATGGGCGGACACGCCCAAGGAACGGCGGCGCATGCATGCGGACACCCGCGGCACATTGAAGCGCGCCTCCATACTCTGGTTCGTTTCCGAAGAACTTCGGGCGGAATACCTGAGACGCGTTCCCGAGCTGGATCCCGCTCTCTGCCACATCCTGCCTCCCATTCCGGGCCGCATTGAGGTGCCTACGCCGGGGTGGCGGCAGGAATTCACCGACTGCACCACCATCACTTTTGCCGGTGGCCTGAAGTCCTCCAACCACGATGTCTTCCGCGCGCTGATGTCTGAAATGCGCACCTCAGCGGGGCGGCTGGTAATCATCACCCAGGAGAAACGTCTGGCATCGCTCAGGCAGGAATTGCAGGACTATCATGATGTGTTGGAACTGCGCGCCATCCCCCAAAATCCTCCGGATGGCATCAAGTGGGCCGCGGCCAATTCCACCTGCCTCCTGGTGCATTACAGCTTTGACACCAGTGCGGAAGAGCTTTCCCTGACCAGCTTCCCCAGCAAACTTCTGGAGTACTCCCACCTGGGTTTACCCATCCTCATTGCCGCACCTGCGAATACCACCGTGGGTAAATGGGCGAAAAAAGTGAACTGGCCTTTGTGGCTTGATTCTCTGGAGTCTGCCCGGATCCAGGAGGCACTTGAGCGCCTCAAACATGAGGATTTCTGGCACTTCTGCGTCAGCAAAAGCCGGCAGTACGCCGAAGGGGATTTCTGTCCGGACGTGATCCATGAGAACTTCACGACGGAAGTCGGTGAAATGCTTGGAAGACCAGCAAGCTCACTCGGGCGGGAAGCCTGA
- a CDS encoding ABC transporter permease, with product MSAQSDTPPSVQTSTEDWDLVIRPRSGWFELHLEDLWRYRDLVRMFVRRDFVAQYKQTILGPLWFIIQPLLTTLTFTVIFSGVAKLSTDGLPPLLFYLAGTTPWNYFSTCVTKTSTTFTANANIFGKVYFPRLVTPLSIVISTLIQFGIQFALLLGMLGWYLLQGTPLNPNWLAIVGMTPLLILLMGSLGLGFGIIVSSLTTKYRDLSFLVTFGIQLAMYATPVVYPLSTVSEKYRTWLELNPMTAIVEAFRAVYLGAGTFSWPDLGYSAIFTVVTLALGVLIFNRVEKTFMDTV from the coding sequence ATGTCCGCTCAGTCCGACACCCCTCCCTCCGTCCAGACATCCACTGAAGATTGGGATCTCGTCATCCGCCCGCGCTCGGGCTGGTTTGAACTGCACCTGGAGGACCTGTGGCGCTACCGCGACCTGGTACGGATGTTTGTGCGACGCGATTTCGTGGCCCAGTACAAGCAGACCATCCTGGGCCCGCTGTGGTTCATCATCCAGCCGCTCCTCACCACTCTCACCTTCACGGTTATTTTCAGCGGTGTGGCAAAATTATCGACGGACGGACTGCCCCCCCTCCTGTTCTATCTCGCCGGCACGACTCCGTGGAATTACTTCTCCACCTGCGTGACGAAGACCTCCACGACGTTCACGGCGAACGCCAACATCTTCGGCAAGGTCTACTTCCCCCGGCTGGTCACTCCGCTCTCCATCGTCATCTCCACTTTGATTCAATTTGGAATCCAGTTCGCGCTGCTCCTTGGCATGCTCGGCTGGTATCTGCTCCAGGGAACTCCGCTGAACCCGAACTGGCTCGCCATTGTGGGCATGACCCCCCTGCTCATTCTCCTGATGGGCAGTCTGGGCCTCGGATTCGGCATCATCGTCTCCTCGCTCACCACCAAGTACCGCGACCTTTCCTTCCTGGTGACCTTCGGAATCCAGCTCGCGATGTACGCTACACCCGTGGTGTATCCGCTTTCGACCGTGAGTGAGAAGTACCGCACGTGGCTGGAGCTGAACCCCATGACAGCCATCGTGGAAGCCTTTCGCGCCGTCTATCTTGGCGCGGGCACCTTCTCGTGGCCGGATCTCGGCTACAGCGCCATCTTCACCGTTGTTACGCTTGCTCTCGGCGTCCTGATCTTCAATCGCGTAGAGAAGACATTCATGGATACGGTGTAG